The DNA region GCGGCTCAGCCAACAGGGCGGACCTCGGTCACTTCGGGGATATAGTGGCGCAGCAGGTTTTCGATGCCCATCTTCAGCGTCAGCGTGGACGAGGGGCAGCCGGCGCAGGCGCCCTGCATGTGCAGATAGACCACGCCGCGGTCGAAGCCGTGGAAGGTGATGTCGCCGCCGTCCTGGGCCACGGCCGGACGCACGCGGGTGTCCAGCAGCTCCTTGATCTGGGTAACGATTTCGGCATCCGGGCCCGATTGCTCGTTATGGCCGCTGGCGGCGGTGCCCTCGATCGCCGGGGCGCCGGACTGGTAATGCTCCATGATCGCGCCCAGGACCGAGGGCTTCAGGTGGTCCCAGACCGCGTCGTCGGCCTTGGTCACGGTCACGAAATCCGAGCCGAGGAACACGCCGGTCACCCCTGGCACCGCGAAGATGCGGCGGGCCAGCGGGCTGGCGGACGCGGCCTCGGCCTGGGGGAAATCGGCGGTGCCGCTGCCCAGCACGGTTTCGCCCGGCAGGAATTTCAGCGTCGCGGGGTTCGGGGTGGTTTCGGTCTGGATGAACATGGCGCGGGCTCCTTTGTCCGGGGATATGGGGATCGAAGGGGGC from Paracoccus aminovorans includes:
- a CDS encoding NifU family protein is translated as MFIQTETTPNPATLKFLPGETVLGSGTADFPQAEAASASPLARRIFAVPGVTGVFLGSDFVTVTKADDAVWDHLKPSVLGAIMEHYQSGAPAIEGTAASGHNEQSGPDAEIVTQIKELLDTRVRPAVAQDGGDITFHGFDRGVVYLHMQGACAGCPSSTLTLKMGIENLLRHYIPEVTEVRPVG